The following are encoded in a window of Clostridium thermarum genomic DNA:
- a CDS encoding VanZ family protein produces the protein MNKRKMKVLLLIAWMIIIFLFSQQPADVSNENNEFIVYIFDLLGIDLNGAFGAFTDFAIRKTAHFTEYFILYILFFNVFNEKYSLTRALIYSLVGVFLYACTDEFHQLFVPGRSGKAVDVLIDTTGGLVALTTVYIVTFKKSSAK, from the coding sequence ATGAATAAAAGGAAAATGAAAGTACTGTTACTGATTGCATGGATGATTATTATATTCTTATTTTCTCAGCAGCCGGCGGATGTTTCTAATGAAAATAATGAATTTATCGTTTATATATTTGATTTATTAGGTATAGACTTAAATGGGGCCTTTGGGGCTTTTACGGATTTCGCAATTAGAAAGACAGCGCATTTTACTGAGTATTTTATACTTTATATTTTATTTTTCAATGTGTTTAATGAAAAGTATAGTCTAACAAGGGCTTTAATTTACTCGCTGGTTGGAGTGTTTTTATATGCTTGCACTGATGAGTTTCATCAACTCTTTGTGCCTGGGAGATCAGGTAAGGCGGTGGACGTTCTTATAGATACCACTGGTGGGCTGGTGGCGCTTACTACGGTTTATATTGTCACCTTCAAAAAAAGCTCCGCAAAATAA
- a CDS encoding MBL fold metallo-hydrolase, with amino-acid sequence MNPLATNGLLNFIGTGSAFNYKLGNNSAYIKRKDAMVLIDCGGTVFHRIRTLDLLKDVKKLYVLITHMHPDHVGSLGDLIFYTYYMKQMKTTLIYPDLGTLTQFLNLLGVTSEFYDTQIIKDGVGLVNSFLDLKLEYVVQQHTSPLNCYGYLITLDKYKLFYSGDSSSIPDRVLQSLSNNEIDFLYQDTCSYDGPDIPHLSLNRLSHIIEPGLRNKVYCMHLDDSFDPNKAKSLGFNVV; translated from the coding sequence TTGAATCCACTAGCCACTAACGGGTTATTAAACTTTATTGGAACTGGAAGCGCCTTTAATTACAAGCTGGGCAATAACTCTGCCTATATAAAAAGAAAGGATGCTATGGTTTTAATTGATTGCGGCGGCACCGTGTTCCACAGAATTCGGACCTTAGACTTATTGAAAGATGTGAAGAAGCTCTATGTACTAATTACACACATGCATCCCGATCATGTGGGGTCTCTGGGGGACCTGATATTTTATACCTATTACATGAAACAGATGAAGACAACCCTTATCTATCCGGATCTAGGTACCTTGACCCAGTTTCTAAATTTACTGGGGGTGACCTCAGAATTCTATGATACCCAAATTATTAAAGATGGAGTTGGTCTGGTGAATTCATTTCTTGACCTAAAGCTTGAATATGTTGTTCAGCAACATACCTCTCCCCTTAATTGCTACGGATACTTAATTACCCTAGATAAGTACAAATTATTTTACAGCGGAGATTCCAGCAGTATACCTGACAGGGTACTTCAAAGCCTGTCAAACAATGAGATAGACTTTCTCTATCAAGATACCTGTAGCTACGATGGCCCAGATATCCCACATCTATCACTGAATAGGCTGTCCCACATAATAGAGCCGGGCCTGCGCAATAAGGTTTACTGTATGCATTTGGATGATTCCTTTGATCCAAATAAGGCTAAAAGCTTAGGCTTTAACGTAGTGTAG